The segment CGGGACCCTTGTTGGCATTGCGCTGCTCGTCGTTGTCATGGTCGTGTGGATCTGCATCGGCCCGGCGATGAGGTGGGATGACAACTGGTGGCTTCTCATCGGCACGTATGCCGGCTTGGTTGGGCTGGTGGATGGCTTTGTCCTGCGCAACGTCCAGCAGCGGCTGCACCAGTATGAAGAGGCCGCGCTCGAGAGCGCCAAGCTCGAGgatgtggccatggccgatgAGATGGGCGTGCCTCCGCCGGACAGGGCCGTGGTCAACCTCGGTTCCGTCAACTATCGGCTATCCAACGCCATGGGCGTCATCTGCGCGCACGAGTTGACCGTTATTttgggcgtcgtcgtcgtcgtcgggctCATTGTCGGGGCGAGCGCGATGAAGTGGACTACTACGGGACAGCTGCTTTGCAATATCCCGCCGAGCATCGTTGAGACATTCTTCATGATGATTCTCATCACGGGACATAATCTCTCCGAGGCTGCGTGGCGAGCTGATCTTCACAACATGTACTTGTGGCGACTGAGGATGTTGTCGTTTGTTGATCATTTGGAGAAGAGTGAAGAGGCAGCCACCGAAAAGACCCCGGATACTGTTGCTTTGGAGTAGACACTGGTGAGGCAGTGTTGCGGCGGCTAGACGGCATGCGTCGATGAGTCAATGGGGTGTCTTGTCCCAAGCCGTCATTCACATTGTTCGATTCTTGTTTTCCCGGGACCGCATGGGCCAATAGGATGTGTGAAAGAGTACCGGGCTAGTTTAGGTGTTGAAGAGGATTCACGTGTAGGAAGCTTCCATGCTTCCATCTGAGTGATAGATGTCAAGGATCAAGTCGCACCGGCCGAGCGCATCTGCTGTCGCGGACTCGCGGTTCAGTGATGCAGTTGGTCGGGGTCACTTTCACCGACTGCAAGCTATCAGCCATCATTTTCAGTAGttgacaaaagaaaaaggccgaGACATGTCATTTGCTTTACCCAACAGCTTGGCCCAACTGCCCTTTGCAGGTTGTGACACCCGGAACCCAACTACACCGTGATTGAAACAACGGCCCGATTCAAGTCAGAAATGCGCCTCATTCAACGGCCGTTCAGCCTCATTCCGACAATGTATGGAAATCCAGCTGCTTAAAGTCCCTACCACTATCACTGTTACACGATGCCAAGGTGCCCAGGTTCCTCAAAGTCCGAACGGCGAAAACCCTCCCATGAGCCTTCTCAGCAAAGACCACTTGCAGCTCCACTCGTCCTTCCACGGCAGAAACCTGGTCATGATGCTGTGCCAAGCTGGTGCCGTGGTAGCAAATGTTGTGGACGGTTACATACATCCATGCAGGGACTGGAGCCAATGAAGAATGCACTTCTTTGTTCCAAACGCCAACGAGAAGCCGTATCGAGATCACACTGCTCCATTTCAGGGCTGAACAAAAGCCCTGACCATCCGATGAAATGATCACTGCGCCCTGGTGGTGACCCGGCTTGTTGGTTCATGGCTTGGTCGCACATGATTTGTGATCAGGTGTAATTCCAGTCATGAAATTAGCCCGTGCTTTTCAGGCAAGGGTGACACAGGCGAATTCAGCTGTGAAGATACGGGGTCCATCTGCATTCATTCTTGAACAGGATATGACGCAAGGTGGATTTTGCCTTGCGACTTTGTGTCTTCTGTTTGGTTACAACTTAAGACCACAAGCCATATAGTTGCTGTAGCATGACAACTATGACACCATACTTGAGATTAGCAACTGCACTATCGTGAGAATAATTGCTTCATCTCGACAAGGCCGGAGATAATTTCACTTGCGGATATCTCTTCTCGTTTTGGTCTAGTAGCTGGGTGCAAGTTGTAAAATGGCCGCTGAACATGTGACTGTCCGTGCTGGCTTGGCCGCGGCGTTGTTGGTTCTATCTGTCAATCACAAATCCGCGCCCATGTTCAAAGCAGTTCAGATGCCAAGGCCTATAGAGTCGCCGAGACAAAACTGTGAGACACCCAAACCGCAACGCTGATacatgtccatgttgtcATTAGACCAGTTACTGCCCTGCCATAACATGGGGATTCCATAATGAGGTCCCACAGAAGGACATTCATGTCCCACATGAGGTTATCGGAAACGGTATGAGTTACCACGCCGCTGGTACGTGCGAATAAAGAAGCCCGAGCTTACATGACACAAGACGACAAAGACCACAAGTCAGGGGTTGCATCGTATCATCACTATAATGACAAATGGCCTTGGTAAGCCAATCTTGGCGGCCGGCAGGCTTGTTCGCATTGCTGCTGAAAAAAGACAGATGTTGTAGATGAACCGTTGATGTATATATCCTTAAACCTATCCTCTTTGGTGAAGTTGTCTCCAACCCCGGATACAGAGAGGATTGCAAACCAACTTGGCTTTTGTGCAATACTACTTAGGCATGAACATGCTGATACTCTTAACTATTTATCCTAACTGAACCGAAATGATGACCAACACAACGGACATTCCGCAGAAAGACCCAGAGCTTATTGCATTTGGCGATCTCGCCGCCTCCGAGTGTCTGGATTCTCTCCAGGGACTACTACATTCGAAAAACAATGCCAACCTTTCCGATTTCTTTGTCCGTGTGAGTTTCGGCCTTCGCCAGTTTCTCGGATGCCTTCCATCCACGCAGCAACATCTCTTCCCGAGGTTCTCGACACTTGTAGATCTCCTCGACAAGTGGGAGTGCGCTCCCGGTCGACCCGCATTACAACTCTTCCTGCTGAGCGTGCTGCAGAGCGCTCAGTTTATCCAGTTAGTTACCCATCTCCTGACCTCTGACTACAACCGCCAGGAACATGGCGTTGCTTGCATGAGACCGTATCCTAACCAACACCCGCAGCCATTACGGCGGAAATGCAGCCACGGAATATCCATCGGCGGCGGATACGTGCATAATCAGCAGCTGTGCGGGAAACTTTACTGCTGCGGCCGCCGGCTGTTCCTCATCGGTGACTAGTTTTGTTCCCTTGGCGGTAGAGTCTGCGCTGGCTGCTTTCAGAACCGGCCTGAAGTCATGCCTGGTTGGGGAGACGATTGCGGTTGAAAGGAGCGATGCGTCAATGACATGGTCGGCGTCGGTTTTGCCAACGACAAATGCCACCGTTGAGGAGCTCCTCGCCTCATTCACCAAGTCCGCAACTGTAAGCTACTTGCTACGTTATTGGGAAGAGATGTTGCGACTAATTGGGTCCGAATAGGTATTGGAAGATTATGAAGCAATATGGGTTACTGCCAGAACCCCTACTGAAGTCACGACTCTCGGTGGAAGACCTCTTGTCTTGTCCGACTTTGTGGCAgtcaacaaggacaagctgAGAGTCAAGTGGTTGGACATTGCGTCTCCGTATCACGCGCCACACTTGTTTAGCGAGCGGGATATTGATGAGATTATGGAAGGAGTTGCGGAAAATACCGCGACGTCCGCAGCATCGAGAATCGCTCTATTGCCCGCATATTCTAGCGCTGATGCAAAGACGGATTTCTTGGGCCGCCTTCGCATGGCGGTTGACGGTGCACTAAGACGGCAGTTGGACTTGGATGCCGTGTTTAGATCATGCGGCGAACATCTAAGCCAGATGGGGAGTCGCAGATGTCGTCTCACGGCGATCGCGTATGGAACAACATCGATGCTCTCCACGGCCTTGCTTAACAACTTTGGGATTCATTTGGACATGACAGATGTGTTGCAAGTAACTTCTGATACTAGTCACGTCCCTGGGAGGTTTGAACAATCCAAAATTGCTATTATTGGATATTCTGGGCGGTTTCCGTCAGCGGACTCTACTGAAGCATTCTGGGAGCTCCTCCGCGCGGGTCGCGACGTCCACCGCGAGATCCCAGATGATCGCTTTGACCACAAGACACATTACGATGCGGAGGGAAGGGCTACGAATAAATTCCGAGTTAAGCACGGATGCTTCGTGAATTCACCTGGTCTTTTTGATGCTCGATTCTTTAACATGTCGCCTCGAGAGGCGGAGAACACGGACCCAGCTCAAAGACTAGCCATTCTCACAACATACGAAGCCATGGAGATGGCAGGCTTTGTCCGAAACAGAACCCCCAGTACTCAAGACGACCGTGTCGGAGTGTTTTTCGGATCAACCAGCGATGACTGGCGCGACATCAACGCTTCACAAAACGTCGACACCTACTTCATACCAGGCGGAAATCGAGCGTTTTGTCCCGGGCGCATCAGCTACTTTTTCCGTCTATCCGGACCAAGTCTTAGTGTCGACACTGCATGCTCTTCCAGCTTTGCGGCGCTGCAAATAGCCTGCAGCTACTTGTTGAGCGGGCAATGTGACACCGCCATTGCTGGTGGCAGCAACATCATGACCAACCCCAATATCTTCTGCGGCCTGGACAGAGCCCATTTCCTCTCTACCACCGGAAACTGCAACGTATTTGACGATGCAGCGAATGGATACTGCAGAGCCGATGCCGTTACTAGCGTGATTCTCAAACGATTGGAGGACGCCGAGGCTGACAACGATCCAATATTGGGCGTCATCGTCGCGGCTGGTACGAATCACTGCGGGCATGCCGAGAGCATCACTCGACCGCACGAGGGTGACCAGGCCGCGCTGTTCCAACAGATTCTCCGGCGGGCCAACTACGACCCTCTGGACGTTGGCGTAGTCGAAATGCACGGGACCGGAACGCAGGTTGGAGACGCCACTGAAATGAGCTCCGTGTTATCGACGTTTGCGCCCCGAGCGGAACGGTCAGAAACCCAACGAAACAGACCGTTGTACGTTGGCTCTCTCAAGGCAAATGTCGGACATGCCGAAGCTGCGTCTGGGATCACGTCCTTGATCAAGATCCTCCTCATGCTCAAGCACAATGAGATACCGCCGCACTGTGGCATCAAGACCCAAATCAACCGCAGTTATCCTGCAGATTTGGCAGCAAGAGGAGTGTATATTGCAGCCCAACCTACCGCGTGGCCTCGTTATCCAAGTTCTACGAAACGAGCCGCATTCGTAAACAACTTCAGTGCAGCAGGCGGCAACACTGCAGTCCTGGTGGAAGAGGCGCCACGACGGTCGGGAAATGTCCAGGAAATGGACGGCCGTCAAACCCATCTAGTTGCCGTCACCGCAAAAACAGCACCATCTCTTCTGAACAATGCCCAGTCGCTCGCGTCATGGCTTCAACATCACCCGGACACGGCGCTCTCCGAGCTCTCCTACACCACCACAGCGCGACGCACACATCACGAGCATCGAATAATGGTGTCTGCAGAAAACGTGCCCTCGCTGATAAGGGACCTCGCATCACTGTCAAACCAAGATCCCAAAACGGTCAAGCCCATTCCGCCTCCGGGAAAACGGCCCCGGATCGTATTCACATTCACCGGCCAGGGAAGCCTATATATCGGCATGGGCAGAGATCTCTTCAACGTCTACCGGTCTTTCCGCCAGGACGTCACTCAGCTGGACCAACTTGCCGAAAGCTACAGCTTCCCAAGCTTCATCAGCCTGATCAACGGCTCAACCAGCGCTGAGATTCACACCCTCAGCGCAGTCACCTCTCACCTCGCCCTTCTGTGCACCCAGCTCGCGCTCGTCAAGCTCCTCCACAGATGGCGAATCCAACCAACTGCCGTCATCGGCCACTCCCTCGGCGAATACGCCGCACTATACGCGGCGGGCGTCATCAGCGCCGGCGACGCGATATACCTGGTAGGAAAACGGGCCTCGCTGCTGGACCAGCACTGCAGAAAGGGCACGCACGGGATGCTCGTCGTCAAGGCGTCTCGCCGGGAGACGGAGCGCCTGCTGCGCGTGGTAGGGACCGACTTCGAGGTGGCTTGCGCGAATCATCCTGGCGCGCATGTCGTGGCAGGCCCCAAGGACCAAATGCCTGCTGTGATTATCGCAGCCCACGGGGCGGGATTGGCAACCGTCGAGTTGGACGTGCCGTTTGCTTTTCACTCGAGCCAGGTAGATCCTATCCTGCCGGGATTCGAGGCCGCCGCGCAGGCCGGCGTTGTTTTTCGCGCTCCCAAGGTGCCTTTTATTTCGCCGTTGCTGGGGAGAGTTGTGGCGGacggcgaagacggcgttCTCAATGTGTCGTATCTTGCGCGGGCTAGTCGGTGTCTTGTCGACTTTAGCACGGCTTTGACCGTGGCACAGGGCCATGGGTTGTCTGGCAATGGTGTGATTTGGTTGGAAGTCGGAGCGCGCCCTCTTTGCGCCTCGATGATTAAACAGACTCTCGGGGCGGGGGAACGGGTGCTGAATACGTTGAGAGAGAACTTGGGAGGTTGTcaaaccatggccaaggcggtAGAGGCGCTGTATCTTGCGGGTATGGACGTGGACTGGAGTGAATACCATCGCGAGTTTCCGGCAGCGCACGTGGTTCTAGATCTTCCTCGCTACGCGTGGGACCTGAAGAACTACTGGATTGACTACAAGGATGACTTTTGTGTGAATAGGAAGATTTGTTTGGGAAAGACGCAAGACGCTGAGCTCCAGACTCGAGTCGAAACGTTCAAGTATATATCTCCAGTGGCGCAAAAGGTCATAGAGGAGACGCACACGCAGACCAAGTCTTGCATGGTTGTGGAATCAGACATCTTTCATCGGGAGCTATTACCGGTTCTGCGAGGCCATGCCATCAATGGTTCATTTCTTTGCCCTTCGGTAAGTCCATGTGTACCGGATCCGCATAACGCCCACCAGCTCACTATTGTTATCTGCAGTCGCTGTATGCCGAGATTGCCCTGACTCTCGGTGAGTACCTCGTGCAAGAACGCAAGTTGTGCCGAGAGAGTACCGGTTTGGAGATTTTTAACCTCCGCATCGACCAGCCTCTTATTGCAAAGGACGATGAAACAAGCCGCATCTTTCGAGTCACAACGGAAGCAGACTGGAGCTCCAACATGCTCAGCTTGGCCATTTCCAGTGTTTCTCCGTCTGGGGAGCAACCTGTTTCCCATGCTACCGTTCATGTACGCATTGTTCCCAATCAGCGCTGGCTCGCGGATTGGAAGCGCAACTCACATCTCGTCATGTCAAGAGTTCAGGCGCTTGAACGAAGCAACAATAGTCAGAAGCTGCGACGACGCATGGTTTACAAATTGTTTGCCGCCGTGGTCGACTACAGTGACGATTTCAAGGGCATGTCCCAAGTTCTGCTGGACACGGATGCGTTGGAAGCCGTTTCGACGGTGCAATTCCAAATTGAATCCCGGGAGGGCCGGCTTGGTATGGATGCCAGGTGGATTGACAGCTTGGGCCATATTTCGGGCTTCATCATGAATGCTAATGATGCCACGAACAGCCAAGAGCAAGTATTTATCAACCACGGGTGGGAAAAGCTGCGCCATGCCGAGAAGCTCACGGCATCAAAGACGTATCGCGCATATTGCAGAATGCAGCTTGAAGAGAAGACGACTTTTGTTGGCGATGTGTTTGTCCTTGATGGGGATCGGATAGTAGCCGTGTACGAAGGAATCAAGGTATGTCGAGCCTTGCCAACCGCTTTTATTGCACTTTACTCCGCTTGTCTCCGTATTGACCTCTAACACATCACAGTTTGTCGGAATGCAACGTCGGGTTCTCAATCATCTGTTGCCTGCGAAACGCCTAGTCAGAGGACAAGAGCCGGCCGCAACGGGGGCTGTTCGGCACGATTCCGGCCTTTGCTATTCCGGTAGCAATACCAAGAAAAGTGTTTCTCATGAAGTAGCCTCGGCCATCGGCAATCAGCCATCCGTTACTGCGTCTGGGTTTGGGCCTGTGATGGAGATTATTTGTCAAGAAATTGGGATCCCGCCCTGCGATCTGGACCCCGAGTCCCAACTTGCCGACTTGGGTATTGACTCACTATTATCTCTGACCATTACTTCTCGCGTTCGACAAGAACTTGGTCTAAGCATTTCTTCAGCGGAACTTCTTGCGTGTGGGCTGGTAGGCCAAGTACAACACCTGTGCGAGGGCAGTTTCGTCTATTCATCCTCAACAGACGACAACTCCTCCAATGGCAGCGAGGTCACCAGTGCTTATGAGAGCGTCGTTTCAGCCACGAGCGAGGTATGCATGTCAGAAACATCAGACGGCGATTCGATCCGAAGCGTGTTGTGGGAGACGATCGCCCGCGAAACGGCCACACCTGTCGACGAATTGTTGCCATCTACCTCTACTGCTGACGCCGGCATTGATTCTCTTCTTGCCATAATAATTGCAGGGACACTGTGTGAGAAGCTCAGCGTCAAGATTACCGGCGCCACCATCCTGGGCTGCGAGACTCTTCTCGATTTAGAGGTAGCGTTACGCAAGATTCTCTGTAACTTGCCAAGCCCAGGTTCAGCAGGAGCTATAAAGACTGGCTTCCCAAGCGCCCCTACGACGCAGGTACTTGATGCTGTTCCCAAGTCCATTTCAGCCGAAAATCCCCACGGATCAATACTCTCGCGAGACTCGGCGGCAGACTCTGTGCTTCTGAGCGGTTCAGTGAGCACGGCCAAGTCCGTCTTGGTCCTTTTCCCAGATGGATCTGGATCGGCCGCATCATATGCCAACCTAGCCCCGATGTTTTCCAAAGACGTGGCCGTGTACGGAGTTAATTGCCCCTGGCGCAAGAATGGCCTAGAGTTGATTCGGAAGAAGATCACGGTCTCTCAAATTGTAGCCAGGCAACTAGTTGAAgtccgccgcctccttgaGACTCA is part of the Metarhizium brunneum chromosome 4, complete sequence genome and harbors:
- the Pks2_1 gene encoding Polyketide synthase 2 — its product is MMTNTTDIPQKDPELIAFGDLAASECLDSLQGLLHSKNNANLSDFFVRVSFGLRQFLGCLPSTQQHLFPRFSTLVDLLDKWECAPGRPALQLFLLSVLQSAQFIHHYGGNAATEYPSAADTCIISSCAGNFTAAAAGCSSSVTSFVPLAVESALAAFRTGLKSCLVGETIAVERSDASMTWSASVLPTTNATVEELLASFTKSATVLEDYEAIWVTARTPTEVTTLGGRPLVLSDFVAVNKDKLRVKWLDIASPYHAPHLFSERDIDEIMEGVAENTATSAASRIALLPAYSSADAKTDFLGRLRMAVDGALRRQLDLDAVFRSCGEHLSQMGSRRCRLTAIAYGTTSMLSTALLNNFGIHLDMTDVLQVTSDTSHVPGRFEQSKIAIIGYSGRFPSADSTEAFWELLRAGRDVHREIPDDRFDHKTHYDAEGRATNKFRVKHGCFVNSPGLFDARFFNMSPREAENTDPAQRLAILTTYEAMEMAGFVRNRTPSTQDDRVGVFFGSTSDDWRDINASQNVDTYFIPGGNRAFCPGRISYFFRLSGPSLSVDTACSSSFAALQIACSYLLSGQCDTAIAGGSNIMTNPNIFCGLDRAHFLSTTGNCNVFDDAANGYCRADAVTSVILKRLEDAEADNDPILGVIVAAGTNHCGHAESITRPHEGDQAALFQQILRRANYDPLDVGVVEMHGTGTQVGDATEMSSVLSTFAPRAERSETQRNRPLYVGSLKANVGHAEAASGITSLIKILLMLKHNEIPPHCGIKTQINRSYPADLAARGVYIAAQPTAWPRYPSSTKRAAFVNNFSAAGGNTAVLVEEAPRRSGNVQEMDGRQTHLVAVTAKTAPSLLNNAQSLASWLQHHPDTALSELSYTTTARRTHHEHRIMVSAENVPSLIRDLASLSNQDPKTVKPIPPPGKRPRIVFTFTGQGSLYIGMGRDLFNVYRSFRQDVTQLDQLAESYSFPSFISLINGSTSAEIHTLSAVTSHLALLCTQLALVKLLHRWRIQPTAVIGHSLGEYAALYAAGVISAGDAIYLVGKRASLLDQHCRKGTHGMLVVKASRRETERLLRVVGTDFEVACANHPGAHVVAGPKDQMPAVIIAAHGAGLATVELDVPFAFHSSQVDPILPGFEAAAQAGVVFRAPKVPFISPLLGRVVADGEDGVLNVSYLARASRCLVDFSTALTVAQGHGLSGNGVIWLEVGARPLCASMIKQTLGAGERVLNTLRENLGGCQTMAKAVEALYLAGMDVDWSEYHREFPAAHVVLDLPRYAWDLKNYWIDYKDDFCVNRKICLGKTQDAELQTRVETFKYISPVAQKVIEETHTQTKSCMVVESDIFHRELLPVLRGHAINGSFLCPSSLYAEIALTLGEYLVQERKLCRESTGLEIFNLRIDQPLIAKDDETSRIFRVTTEADWSSNMLSLAISSVSPSGEQPVSHATVHVRIVPNQRWLADWKRNSHLVMSRVQALERSNNSQKLRRRMVYKLFAAVVDYSDDFKGMSQVLLDTDALEAVSTVQFQIESREGRLGMDARWIDSLGHISGFIMNANDATNSQEQVFINHGWEKLRHAEKLTASKTYRAYCRMQLEEKTTFVGDVFVLDGDRIVAVYEGIKFVGMQRRVLNHLLPAKRLVRGQEPAATGAVRHDSGLCYSGSNTKKSVSHEVASAIGNQPSVTASGFGPVMEIICQEIGIPPCDLDPESQLADLGIDSLLSLTITSRVRQELGLSISSAELLACGLVGQVQHLCEGSFVYSSSTDDNSSNGSEVTSAYESVVSATSEVCMSETSDGDSIRSVLWETIARETATPVDELLPSTSTADAGIDSLLAIIIAGTLCEKLSVKITGATILGCETLLDLEVALRKILCNLPSPGSAGAIKTGFPSAPTTQVLDAVPKSISAENPHGSILSRDSAADSVLLSGSVSTAKSVLVLFPDGSGSAASYANLAPMFSKDVAVYGVNCPWRKNGLELIRKKITVSQIVARQLVEVRRLLETHKQHGWQNHPTGTPNLVFGGWSAGGVLAYEAIRQLADEGVPVRKLLLLDSPDPFGLQIPSRKMSYFLKDVLRFGGRTGKAPDWLLQHFDGMVEVLGTYSPLPLASSTDLDTLLVYARKGANNDYEGQERELHAPGNRDICWILRDRTDFTANGWKRLVGSERIGIEILDLADHFTMMDDVHQLKQLGNIVNGFLR